A region of Candidatus Binataceae bacterium DNA encodes the following proteins:
- a CDS encoding alpha/beta hydrolase family protein, producing the protein MASSRGARSIIFRAGWETGSMDWSESPAIAARARAEEPVEFAGALGRLCGIFTPAAPAASADSRCVIFPARPRFAFRRMPVLASRILAASGFAAMRFDLAGSGESDGPSEIDSRHNPHGADMLAAIEYLRASRGFARFVVIGYCLDALCAIEAAITCASAIDGLVCIAPPATAEPIQTSPMERLTRSAQSPANLLARLKNPATMLRSGGKMIAALGAAKAASQVLPTLEQGVRALANAHSRALFLYGEDDMLRREFAIAERELFATLSDEARARLQIEIWPGNVHSVEMEPAIFERAMNWVRALAPGIDS; encoded by the coding sequence ATGGCTTCGAGTCGTGGGGCACGCTCGATAATCTTTCGCGCCGGATGGGAGACTGGCTCGATGGACTGGTCTGAGAGCCCCGCGATCGCTGCACGCGCTCGCGCGGAGGAGCCGGTTGAATTTGCCGGAGCGTTGGGGCGGCTCTGCGGTATCTTCACACCAGCTGCGCCCGCGGCATCTGCGGACAGCCGCTGCGTTATCTTTCCGGCCCGGCCGCGGTTCGCATTTCGGCGGATGCCGGTTCTCGCGTCACGAATTCTTGCTGCATCCGGATTTGCGGCGATGCGATTCGATCTCGCCGGCAGCGGTGAGAGCGACGGACCGAGCGAAATCGACAGCCGGCACAATCCGCACGGCGCGGATATGCTCGCCGCGATCGAATATCTGCGCGCATCGCGCGGCTTCGCGCGCTTTGTAGTGATTGGCTATTGCCTCGACGCGCTGTGCGCGATCGAAGCGGCGATCACTTGCGCCAGCGCGATCGACGGGCTCGTATGTATCGCGCCGCCCGCCACTGCCGAACCGATTCAGACCTCGCCGATGGAGCGTCTGACGCGCAGCGCACAGTCACCGGCGAATCTGCTCGCGCGTCTCAAGAATCCAGCCACGATGCTGCGCAGCGGCGGCAAGATGATCGCGGCACTCGGCGCTGCAAAGGCCGCTTCGCAGGTCCTTCCCACATTGGAACAGGGCGTTCGCGCTCTTGCGAATGCGCACAGCCGAGCGCTGTTCCTCTACGGCGAAGACGACATGCTACGCCGGGAATTCGCGATCGCTGAGCGCGAGTTGTTCGCGACCTTGTCCGACGAGGCGCGCGCCAGGCTCCAGATCGAAATCTGGCCGGGCAATGTTCATTCCGTTGAGATGGAGCCGGCGATATTCGAGCGCGCAATGAACTGGGTGCGCGCGCTCGCTCCGGGGATTGATTCGTGA
- a CDS encoding alpha/beta hydrolase, giving the protein MSEFAEPVRHRQFFISDGRPLYGVIRRWASADAPVIVYCHGLAQEQLFNWRAEVLGADILARRGYSTFSYHARAHGDSAGEFAELDFDGLVDDAMAAADRAIAETGATRIVWVGIRFGALVAATAIQRRNDTAALALWEPVHNARDYFRMLMRRVLFFEVSRGRRPPLTAEQMVDELNHGRAVSLLGFDLHPKFYASAVLANLARALEGWSRPTLLAQIQRRSSLAMEHHALQAMLERQGATVTTIQFDEEPVWDNGFESWGTLDNLSRRMGDWLDGLV; this is encoded by the coding sequence GTGAGTGAATTCGCCGAACCTGTAAGACATCGTCAGTTCTTCATTTCCGATGGGCGTCCGCTCTACGGCGTGATACGTCGCTGGGCGTCCGCCGATGCGCCCGTGATCGTCTATTGCCACGGCTTGGCGCAGGAGCAGTTGTTCAACTGGCGCGCGGAGGTGCTGGGCGCCGACATCCTCGCGCGCCGCGGCTATTCGACATTTTCGTACCATGCGCGCGCGCACGGCGATTCAGCCGGAGAGTTCGCCGAGCTCGATTTCGACGGACTGGTTGACGACGCGATGGCTGCTGCCGATCGTGCGATCGCGGAAACCGGCGCCACGCGAATCGTATGGGTGGGAATCCGCTTCGGCGCACTCGTCGCGGCGACTGCGATTCAGCGCCGCAACGATACTGCGGCGCTCGCGCTCTGGGAGCCGGTTCACAACGCGCGGGATTATTTCCGGATGCTGATGCGCCGCGTGCTGTTCTTCGAGGTCTCGCGCGGGCGGCGTCCGCCGCTCACCGCCGAGCAGATGGTCGATGAGCTCAATCACGGCCGCGCAGTGTCCCTGCTCGGTTTCGATCTTCATCCGAAGTTCTATGCGAGCGCGGTCCTGGCGAACCTCGCGCGCGCTCTCGAAGGATGGTCGCGGCCGACGCTGCTGGCGCAGATTCAGCGCCGCTCGTCGCTGGCAATGGAGCATCACGCGCTGCAGGCGATGCTGGAGCGGCAGGGCGCGACGGTCACAACGATTCAGTTCGACGAGGAACCGGTCTGGGACAATGGCTTCGAGTCGTGGGGCACGCTCGATAATCTTTCGCGCCGGATGGGAGACTGGCTCGATGGACTGGTCTGA
- a CDS encoding glycine zipper domain-containing protein — protein MNKQPKFAKLCRRVAGALVIAASLGLAGCYGPPMSPAARDTLIGGAVGAGGGALVGSAVGSPGVGAAVGGLAGAGAGYIYGNQQERYYRYGYGGY, from the coding sequence ATGAATAAGCAGCCAAAGTTCGCGAAGCTGTGCCGACGCGTGGCAGGCGCACTGGTAATCGCGGCTTCGCTTGGGCTCGCGGGATGCTATGGGCCTCCGATGTCGCCGGCCGCGAGAGATACCTTGATTGGCGGTGCGGTAGGCGCCGGCGGTGGCGCGCTGGTCGGTTCCGCAGTTGGCAGTCCCGGAGTAGGCGCGGCGGTCGGTGGTCTGGCGGGTGCGGGCGCCGGTTACATCTACGGCAACCAACAGGAGCGCTATTACCGTTACGGCTACGGCGGCTACTAA
- a CDS encoding class I SAM-dependent methyltransferase, producing MDDLPEHVLKNRAKWDRWAQEYVAPGESAWARDTPVWGIWQVPEFDVGMFPKDLIGKDAIELGCGTAYVSAWLARRGARVVGIDNSEAQLVTARRLQHQHGLDFPLIHGNAESVPYPDASFDLAISEYGACLWADPQRWVAEAARLLRPDGQLIFLTNSFLLMLCVPAEEGMAATDRLLRPAFGMYRVEWPGDQGVEFHLSHGDWVRMLRRSGFEVEDMVEIRPPAGATSRYPFVTAEWARHWPCEEVWKARKRA from the coding sequence ATGGATGATCTACCCGAACACGTGCTGAAGAACCGCGCGAAGTGGGACCGCTGGGCGCAAGAATACGTCGCACCCGGCGAAAGCGCCTGGGCCAGGGACACTCCTGTGTGGGGCATATGGCAGGTCCCGGAGTTCGACGTCGGCATGTTTCCCAAGGACCTGATCGGAAAGGATGCGATCGAACTCGGATGCGGCACCGCCTACGTCTCGGCGTGGCTCGCCCGGCGAGGCGCACGCGTAGTAGGGATCGACAACTCGGAGGCGCAGCTCGTCACGGCTCGCCGCCTGCAACATCAACACGGTCTCGACTTCCCGCTTATTCATGGCAACGCTGAAAGCGTCCCATATCCGGATGCGAGTTTCGACTTGGCCATCTCCGAGTATGGCGCTTGTCTTTGGGCAGATCCGCAGCGCTGGGTTGCCGAGGCTGCGCGCCTTCTGCGTCCAGATGGTCAGTTGATCTTCCTGACCAACTCGTTCCTTCTGATGTTGTGTGTGCCGGCCGAGGAGGGTATGGCTGCGACCGATCGACTGCTGCGTCCAGCGTTCGGGATGTATCGGGTCGAGTGGCCCGGCGATCAGGGCGTTGAGTTTCACCTGTCACACGGCGACTGGGTTCGAATGTTGAGGCGTTCGGGGTTCGAGGTTGAGGACATGGTCGAGATCCGGCCTCCAGCCGGAGCCACGTCGCGTTATCCCTTCGTTACCGCCGAGTGGGCGCGTCACTGGCCATGTGAAGAGGTTTGGAAGGCTCGCAAGCGGGCCTGA